In Corylus avellana chromosome ca2, CavTom2PMs-1.0, the following proteins share a genomic window:
- the LOC132169849 gene encoding uncharacterized protein LOC132169849, with protein sequence METKAEGSSRVRNSPIWRNIWQLHIPNAEKHFLWRACHDILPTRVNMCSCKVIMDPSCPICMREFETVFHTLWQCPSASDVVEAMFSKHDRLEFLQFVGIARRIWLRRNEVIHGRSFLNPNRIVQQATQAMEVFQTLMDRRKITAAPAEQPTVHTWMASPHGWFKANWDARVDRRKGCVGFGIVIRDHLGQMWASKCQTCHGFLDPPAAEAVASFMVAQLCTEMGIRQVQLEGDAKNLIDAITSNDADESGWGQLTKDIRFTLRSIPVWEMRYTRREGNRVAHILARLAMHETMNTVCLYNPPDCIRDILQAEISVL encoded by the exons ATGGAAACCAAGGCGGAGGGGTCTTCCCGTGTTCGTAATAGCCCCATTTGGCGCAACATTTGGCAGCTCCATATCCCAAATGCTGAGAAACATTTCCTTTGGCGTGCTTGTCACGATATCCTGCCTACTAGAGTCAATATGTGCTCTTGTAAAGTCATCATGGATCCTAGTTGTCCCATATGTATGAGGGAGTTTGAAACTGTTTTCCACACTTTATGGCAGTGCCCCTCGGCAAGCGAT GTGGTTGAAGCAATGTTTAGCAAGCATGATAGACTAGAATTTTTACAGTTTGTGGGTATAGCTCGACGCATTTGGCTTAGACGGAATGAAGTCATCCATGGTAGGTCTTTCCTAAACCCAAACCGCATTGTCCAGCAAGCAACTCAGGCGATGGAGGTATTCCAAACACTGATGGATAGGAGGAAGATAACCGCTGCACCTGCTGAACAACCCACTGTTCATACATGGATGGCCTCTCCCCATGGCTGGTTCAAGGCAAATTGGGATGCCAGAGTTGATAGACGGAAGGGATGCGTGGGTTTTGGGATAGTTATTCGCGATCATCTGGGGCAGATGTGGGCTTCGAAATGTCAGACTTGTCATGGGTTTCTCGATCCACCAGCAGCGGAAGCCGTAGCCTCTTTTATGGTCGCTCAACTCTGTACTGAAATGGGGATAAGGCAGGTTCAACTGGAAGGCGATGCAAAGAATCTCATTGATGCAATAACCTCTAACGACGCTGATGAGAGTGGATGGGGCCAACTTACAAAGGATATTCGATTTACCTTGCGATCTATTCCTGTTTGGGAAATGCGTTATACACGTAGAGAAGGAAATAGGGTGGCCCATATTCTGGCTAGGTTGGCTATGCATGAAACTATGAATACGGTGTGTCTCTATAACCCACCGGATTGTATACGTGATATTTTGCAAGCAGAGATTTCTGTTTTGTAG
- the LOC132172493 gene encoding F-box/kelch-repeat protein At3g23880-like encodes MMMANELPEDLVTQILLWLPVVSLLRFKCVCKSWYALITHQNFVRKHVLHNNNNNSNTHLLLKTSNKTMDDYVVSTISYEELQISPLTQPLPPQYFRNDEPFGEKFSISVVGSCNGLVCLHAYDTLKVVIWNPTIRETKVVPESPAGYCTRIQGMGFGFDAKTNDYKIIHFVSMYEPNFDDYVMKDVKEIIYQKEVYSLSTDSWRKVDGTQCFISETGPMAYTTGMGSWLAYDHDQDSFVLSFDMSDEVFLKTPLPDNVTEQSLFVLNESIAMVALMPVDERWREIRYDIWLLLKVGVKDSWNRLFTIGPSFARIHQPLGFWKNDTMFLNKIDNGQLFLYDPSTKQMTDLQIHGHSNSMQLVTYMETLVSVKGGNESEE; translated from the coding sequence ATGATGATGGCCAACGAATTGCCTGAAGACTTGGTGACGCAGATTCTGCTATGGCTTCCGGTCGTCTCTCTCTTGCGTTTCAAGTGCGTCTGCAAATCCTGGTACGCTCTCATCACACACCAAAACTTCGTAAGAAAACACGTCctacacaacaacaacaacaacagcaacacCCACCTTCTCCTTAAAACGAGCAACAAAACAATGGACGATTATGTTGTATCCACGATTTCTTATGAAGAACTCCAAATATCCCCCCTTACACAACCTCTACCTCCACAGTATTTTAGGAACGACGAGCCATTTGGCGAGAAGTTTAGTATTTCTGTGGTGGGTTCTTGCAATGGTCTCGTTTGTCTCCACGCTTACGATACATTGAAGGTTGTTATATGGAACCCTACAATTAGAGAAACAAAGGTTGTCCCCGAATCACCCGCTGGCTATTGCACCCGTATTCAAGGTATGGGATTTGGTTTTGATGCCAAAACTAATGACTACAAGATAATCCACTTTGTTAGTATGTATGAACCCAATTTCGACGACTATGTTATGAAAGACGTTAAAGAAATCATATACCAAAAAGAGGTATACAGCTTAAGCACCGATTCTTGGAGAAAAGTTGATGGAACCCAGTGTTTTATTTCGGAAACTGGCCCGATGGCATACACCACTGGGATGGGTTCTTGGCTGGCATATGATCATGACCAGGACTCATTTGTTTTGTCATTTGACATGAGCGATGAGGTATTCCTAAAAACACCACTTCCAGATAATGTTACTGAGCAAAGCCTTTTCGTGTTGAATGAATCGATTGCCATGGTTGCTCTCATGCCAGTTGATGAAAGATGGAGGGAGATTCGATATGATATATGGTTGTTGCTTAAAGTTGGTGTTAAGGACTCCTGGAATAGGCTTTTTACTATTGGACCATCTTTTGCAAGAATTCACCAACCATTAGGATTTTGGAAGAATGACACCATGTTCTTGAATAAAATTGATAACGGACAACTGTTCTTGTATGACCCCTCTACCAAACAAATGACTGATCTCCAAATTCATGGACACAGTAATTCGATGCAGTTGGTTACTTACATGGAGACCCTAGTTTCTGTCAAGGGAGGAAATGAATCTGAAGAATAG
- the LOC132169850 gene encoding CASP-like protein 1C1: MTKTRRIFSLLLRLLALGATLSATIVMVTSHDSAEVLNLTFKAKYSNESAFKYFVIAEAVASGYSVIALFVSSKTLLWRLLVILDAVITMLLTSSVSAALAVAHVGKKGNSHAGWLPICGQVPKFCNQVTGALIAGLIAAIIYFLLFIYSVHTVLTPLFTV; encoded by the exons ATGACGAAGACCAGGAGGATATTCTCCCTTTTGCTGAGGCTCCTAGCCTTGGGTGCAACCCTATCGGCCACCATAGTCATGGTCACAAGCCATGACTCAGCTGAAGTCTTGAACTTAACGTTCAAAGCAAAATATAGCAACGAATCTGCGTTTAA GTACTTCGTGATAGCAGAAGCTGTTGCGAGTGGATACAGCGTTATTGCTCTCTTTGTTTCTTCAAAGACTTTGCTTTGGCGCTTGCTTGTGATCCTAGATGCG GTTATAACGATGCTACTGACATCAAGCGTCTCGGCCGCCTTGGCGGTAGCTCATGTGGGCAAGAAAGGGAACAGTCATGCTGGATGGCTGCCTATTTGCGGACAAGTGCCCAAGTTTTGCAACCAAGTCACCGGAGCTTTGATCGCCGGTTTAATTGCTGCAATAATATATTTCCTGCTCTTTATATACTCCGTTCACACTGTTCTCACTCCTCTCTTCACCGTATAA